The DNA window CGATCATCCCGCGGATCGGCGCCTCGGTCACCGCCTATGGTACCGCCGTGATCCGCCAGTTCGAGACCATCGGCACCTATTGCGTCAACGGCTCGGAAGGCATCACGGCAAGCCGTGACAAGCTGCATGCCCATCAGATCCTCGCCCGTCACCGGATCGGCATGCCCACGACCGCCTTTGCCGCCTCGCCCAAGGATACCGGAAACCTGATCTCGCTGGTGGGCGGCGCGCCGCTGATCGTCAAGCTGCTGGAATCGACGCAGGGAAAGGGCGTGGTGCTGGCCGAAACCAACAACGCGGCCTCATCGGTGATCTCGGCCTTTCGCGGGCTCAAGGCCTCGTTTCTGGTGCAGCGCTTCATCAAGGAGGCGGCCGGCGAGGATATCCGCTGCCTCGTCGTCGGCTCGAAGGTCGTGGCGGCGATGAAGCGGACCGGGGCCGAGGGCGATTTCCGCTCGAACCTGCATCAGGGCGGCCATGCGGTCACGGTGAAGATCACCCCGCAGGAACGCGAGACCGCGGTGCGCGCGGCCCGCGCCTTCAAGCTCAACCTCGCCGGGGTCGACCTGCTGCGCGCCCATGACGGGCCCAGGGTGCTCGAGGTCAATTCCTCGCCCGGGCTCGAGGGGATCGAGAAATCCTCGGGCAAGAACATCGTCGGGCTGCTTTACGACGAGATCGAGAAGCGGGTGCGCCCGCTGCCGGTGCCGAAGGGCCGCCGCCGGCGCTAGGCCCGCCCGGGCCCCGGTCAGAGTTAGGCCAGAATTCGGGCCGCGTCCGCTCAGCGTTCGGTCAGTTTCAGCTCGATCCGGCGGTTCTGGGCCCGGGCCTCGGGGCTCTTGCCCGGGGCGACGGGCTGATACTGCCCGAAACCCGCCGCCGCCAGCCGGTCGGGCGGGAAGCCCAGATCGTCGATCATGTAGCGCACCACCGACAGCGCGCGGGCCTGGCTCAGCTCCCAGTTATCGGCGAAATCGGCACCCCGGATCAGCGGCACGTCGTCGGTATGGCCATCGACGCGCAGGATCCAGTCGATATCGGGCGGGATCTCGTCCGCGACCCCGCGCAGGATCGCCACCACATTGGAGATCTGCGCGGCGCCATCGGTCGAGAGATCGGCCTTGCCGGTCTCGAACAGCACCTCGGAGGAAAAGACGAAGCGGTCGCCGACGACCCGCACGCCCTCGCGCCCGGCCAGCAAGGCCCGCATCCGCCCGAAGAATTCGGAGCGGTAGCCTTCCAGCGTCTTCTTCTCGGCCGCAAGCCGCGCCGCCTCTTCCTCGGCCTTGCGCCGCGCCGCCTCTTCCAGCTTCGCGCGTTCGCGCTGTTCCGAGGCCACCCGCGCCAGCGCCGCATTCAACTTGCTGCCCAGCGTCTCGATCTGCACCCGCGCGGCCGCGTCACGCTCCTGGGCATCGTCCAGCAGGCCCTGCAGCTTGCCCAGCTGACCACGCAGCGCCGCCATCTGCCGGTTCAGAAGCGCCACCTTGCGCTGGCTCTCGGCCGATTTCGCCTCTTCCTGCCCGAGCGTCTCGTTCGCCACCGCCAGCAGCGCCGCGCGCCGGTCGGCCTCGGACAATGCCTCCCCGGCCTCGGTCTCGGCCTTCTCGCGCGCCTTGTCGGCCGCCGCCAGCAGGGTCAGTGTCTCCTCGGCCCGCTGCCGCGCCTGTTCCAGCGCCAGGCTCATCGCACTCAGCTCGTCCTCGGAACCCGCGAGCTTGTCGCGCAGCGCGGCCGCGGCCGCCGCCTCGGCCAGACGATCCTTCTCGGCCTGCGACAGCGCCGCCTCCGCGCGCTCGACCTGGCCCTGCAGCGCCGCACGCGCGGTCTCGGTCTCGGCGTTCCGGGCCCGCAGATCGGCCACCAGCGCCTCCAGCGCCTCGCGCCGGGCCGCGGCCAGCCGGGCGGCCTCGGTCCGGGCATCGACCTCCTGGCGGGTCGCGGCCAGCGCCGCCTCCAGCCGGTCGCGGGTGCCCTCGAGCTCGGCCACGTCGCCTTCGAGGGCCTCGCCGCGCGCCTGCGCCGCGTCGCGCTCGGTCACAAGCCGAGCCAGGCGGTCCTCGATATCGCCGATCCGGGTCTCGGCCGCCGCCAGATCCGCCTCGCGCGTCGAAAGCCGGTCGGTAAGGGACGCGATCAGCGCCGCCTGCGCCTCGGCATCCGACCGCGCCGTCGTCAGCGCCGCGTCCAGCTCGCCCACCTGCTCTTGCAGACCCGAGGCGCGGCGGCGCTCCATGCCCAGCGCATCGGCCAGGGCCGACAGCTCGGCATTCAGCTCGGTCAGCTCGCTTTCCTGCCCGGTGATGGTCTCGCGCAGCATCTCCTGCACCAGCATGAAGATCGACAGCACGAACATCAGGACAAGCAGCAGCGCCGTCATCGCATCGACGAAACCCGGCCAGATCATGGCCTGGAACCGTCCGCCGCTGCGCCGCGTCAGGGCCATCTCAGCCCCACCGCTCGCCCTCGGGCGCAAGCCGCGACAACGCCCGGCCCAGCGCCGCCAGATCGCCCCGAAGATCGGTCACGGTTTCCTGACGCCCGGCGGAAATCTCCTCGAGGATCCGCAGAAGCTGCACGTCGATCGAGCGCAGCCGCATCCGCGCCTCGGCATCGGCCAGCGCGCCCTCCTCGCCCATCCGCGCCTCGATGGCGGCGGTCGCGCGGGCCTGCCCCTCGGCCACCCGCGACAGCGCGTCCGTCACCGCGCGGGTATCGTCAAGCTGGCGCTCCATCGCCGCGCCCAGCGTGTTGACCGCCTCGACCAGCGTGCCGACCCGGCTTTCCAGCGCCACGCGCTCGCCCTCGGATTCGGCAAAGAGCGTATGCAGCCCTTCCATCTGATCGGCCAGCCGGTCGAGCGTGGCAGCGAGCAGCCCGACCTCGGCGCCGCCGCCCTCGCCCTCGCTCTCGCCGGTCGAGAAGCCGAGCCGGGTAATCGAGGACAGCCATTCCTCGAGCTCCTGATAGAAGCGGTTCTGGCCATGCCCGGCGAAGAGCTCGAGCAGCCCCACCACCAGCGAGCCCGCCAACCCCAGAAGCGACGAGGCGAAGGCCGTGCCCATGCCGCCAAGCTGGCTTTCGAGCCCGACCATAAGC is part of the Rhodovulum sp. MB263 genome and encodes:
- the rimK gene encoding 30S ribosomal protein S6--L-glutamate ligase codes for the protein MTEHTDPALPGFRLGWEEWVSLPDLGLPAMKAKVDTGAKTSALHAFDIEPFGPASRPKVRFAVHPIPGREDLSIPCSAAIVDRREVTSSNGDSEWRYVIAAEIVVGGRRWPIDLTLTHRGGMAYRMLLGRQALGEDVIVSPGDSFCQPVLSYDVYHSQRVREVAPARVLRIAVLSREPHNYSTARLVSEGEARGHVVEVIDTARCYMALDALAPDVHYDGTRLPRYDAIIPRIGASVTAYGTAVIRQFETIGTYCVNGSEGITASRDKLHAHQILARHRIGMPTTAFAASPKDTGNLISLVGGAPLIVKLLESTQGKGVVLAETNNAASSVISAFRGLKASFLVQRFIKEAAGEDIRCLVVGSKVVAAMKRTGAEGDFRSNLHQGGHAVTVKITPQERETAVRAARAFKLNLAGVDLLRAHDGPRVLEVNSSPGLEGIEKSSGKNIVGLLYDEIEKRVRPLPVPKGRRRR
- a CDS encoding peptidoglycan -binding protein, giving the protein MALTRRSGGRFQAMIWPGFVDAMTALLLVLMFVLSIFMLVQEMLRETITGQESELTELNAELSALADALGMERRRASGLQEQVGELDAALTTARSDAEAQAALIASLTDRLSTREADLAAAETRIGDIEDRLARLVTERDAAQARGEALEGDVAELEGTRDRLEAALAATRQEVDARTEAARLAAARREALEALVADLRARNAETETARAALQGQVERAEAALSQAEKDRLAEAAAAAALRDKLAGSEDELSAMSLALEQARQRAEETLTLLAAADKAREKAETEAGEALSEADRRAALLAVANETLGQEEAKSAESQRKVALLNRQMAALRGQLGKLQGLLDDAQERDAAARVQIETLGSKLNAALARVASEQRERAKLEEAARRKAEEEAARLAAEKKTLEGYRSEFFGRMRALLAGREGVRVVGDRFVFSSEVLFETGKADLSTDGAAQISNVVAILRGVADEIPPDIDWILRVDGHTDDVPLIRGADFADNWELSQARALSVVRYMIDDLGFPPDRLAAAGFGQYQPVAPGKSPEARAQNRRIELKLTER
- a CDS encoding biopolymer transporter ExbB, which codes for MDKTPREAEPQFSRPRRQAVLMTSACLFFAVGAYLAYPQVAPVFLASPYLNGAIVVVFLIGVATCFLQVVQLGASVRWIEDFAGGVPGHGLTRAPKLLAPLAALLRKRSDKRMQINTASARTILDSVATRIEEQRDITRYLSSLLIFLGLLGTFYGLATVVPAVVDTIRSLAPRDGEGGVEVFGRLMVGLESQLGGMGTAFASSLLGLAGSLVVGLLELFAGHGQNRFYQELEEWLSSITRLGFSTGESEGEGGGAEVGLLAATLDRLADQMEGLHTLFAESEGERVALESRVGTLVEAVNTLGAAMERQLDDTRAVTDALSRVAEGQARATAAIEARMGEEGALADAEARMRLRSIDVQLLRILEEISAGRQETVTDLRGDLAALGRALSRLAPEGERWG